GAAAATTAGTGAGGTTCTACAGGATGGTGATATCCGTGTGCTAACTTATTGCATTTAGTTTACACTTGGGCCATCTCATCTGCACACTACCTGCTTATCCAGCTCTGCTTTGActgtgggtgtgtctacacttcaagctggggatGTTATTCCCAGCTCAAGAAGACATACCTGCATTAGATCTGATCAGCCTAgtgcactgaaattaaatgaagctgtggcagcatgagTGGAAGAAGTACATGGCTGTCTGAGACTCTACATAGCTACTCAAGTGGCTAGCCCCTCCCAACACTtgtactgctgcagctacacttctgtttttagtgtaTTGGTTctatcagagctagcatgggtaagtCTCCTGGAGCTAAAATGACACTTCCAGCTCGACGTGTAGACATCCCTAAGAGAAACATTCAAAACTGCTGAGCAGCTTTCAACAGTTGAAAATCTATGCAAAGGGACTCTGCTGCAGGGACCCTACACAATCTGCTTTAATACTGCCAATCTCCTAGACAAAGTATGCATCATTAGGTCCACATAGTTTTCATATCTGAAACAGCAGTGCTGCAAACGGGACATGGCTTCACTCAAAGGTGGTGGTGTACATCACAAGCCCAATTCAACAAAACAGTTACTTTGAAATCTGACTTCAagaggatttaagcacatgcttaagtgcgtTGCTGTCTGGGAGTAgatttaaacatgtgtttaaagataagcatgttCTAAgtgcctgctcccactgaagtcagggagagTCTTTCTACTGGCTTCAATGCATTGTGGATCAGGTtctaagggctttgctgaatcagggtcccAAAGAAGCTCTCTGCACGTTACCTGTGAACAAGATGAATCTGTAACTGATTGTAAAATCCTCTTTCAGCTCTAAGGTGGAATGACAGTTACATATAAGGAAGTATAAATAGGCAAATACTAGTGGTATTCCCCATTATGTTTTTTCATTACATGTAAAATCTTTCAGAAATAAAAGAACATCTAAAGTGGATGGACAACCTGTAAAGCTGAAAACTTCTGCAACTAAAATCATTAAGAATAAAAATTCTCTTTATTCCGTTTGTGGATCTAACAGCACTTCGTATATAGTCAATTTTACTGTTTTCCCTAGATAGGCAGTTCCCACTGTTTGGATGGGTCTTTCGCACAGAAAGTGGGAGAGAAAAGCCTGTTATAAAATATGCCTTAGTTGTAATGATGCTTGCCTGGGATGCAGGATACCagtttcaatttcctgctctgccagagacttcctgagtgactttgggcaaattacttagtctctctgtacTTTAATTCCCCATCTGGGAAagggggataatagtacttttcTATCTCACAGGGAAGCTGTGAAGCTAAATGCATAAGAGATGGTGAAGTGCTCAGAAACTTTGGTTACATGGGCCACATAAGTATCATAGGTAGAtaagaaaatgcaattttaacCCCCCCAGATTTGGCAGAGGGTTCTCAAAAGCAGATGTTATACCTGAAAGTACTGGTTTTTAAAtgtcaagttgacagtgtccctttaatatttCATAGTATTCACCATGTAACTATTTTATCCCTGTGTAATTTAACACACTTAGGAACTAATACTAATTACTGGATGTTAACAGTAAAGTTTAGAAAGCTGGCTATTGTATTGAATTGTTTCAGAATAGCATGTGTGTGAGAACAATGCAGAATGGAGATAACACACAGCAGAAGGAGAGGCAATTGCAGCACTCTGGGATAGGTGACATCATTCACAGTACAGTGAAAGGCATGAGTGACACAGTCTTCTCATTCGTGGCATGTCATCTTCGGTTGTGGCATGCACGTCACCTGCATACTATATGCCACAAAATAACATCAATCATACTGCTTTCTTTTGGAACCTACTTTGCTGAGTATAATCATAACTGAATGGAGAGTCCAGGACAGGAGTTACATGATAATTGATCTCTTTGTTCTTTTGACATTTGGGGATGCTGTGTAGTCTAATCAATCTATTGAAGAATAATATTTCAGATTAAGCATTGGTTTGTCAATTCCAATACATGAAGTTTTATGCCTCTAATCACTATTCCTAGCTAGCCAGATCATTGTGATTCCATGCAATGAACTGGCTTGAAAGCTGTTCAGTATTGGGAAGGTAGAAGTAAGAGGATTGCAAGAAAAAAATGCTTAGGTATGGGCCTAGATTTGGCTAGTTATTTGACTGAATATTCATGTGTTTCAAATCTGCAGATTTGTAAACTCTTACCACACCCAGATCTGAAATGAGAAACGTTGATTACTTAAAGGGCAATATCTACTATAAATTAATCAAATTTAGGTAGGTCTGACATACTACAATGATTTTCTTTTACTCACTCTCTTCTTCAAAAGGGCAACATTTTGACTCTTAGTGTCCCAGCTTATGTCTGTATAAAATGTCAGATATTGGCTGAAGAAAGATCTTGTCAATCAGGAATCTGGAACTGTTTCCTATGGACTTTCACCACTAGAGGGCAATATGGTAACACATGATTACATTaccctttaaaagaaaagaaaagaaaataacccAGACTATTGAAATGACAATTTAATTGTACagtgtattacacacacacacacacacacacattacattaacagaacattattaagactgtaaaatcaagcactcaaattGGGAAATGCCcaagttaaggttgcctgtgcaaccttcatTTGCCCATCTTATACATGTGAATTGTGACGCAGTccttaattacacaatcacatattATTTTGCTCCACAGAACCCCTGTCTCATtaagtgcacaggatggacctaaGGTAGGGATGAACATGGCTGAGTACTGAAGGAGACTGTTGTGTGTAGGATGCCTGCTTCATTTATTGCAGAAGTTAGAAGGTGTGTAGAGAAAAAGGCAGGGGATAGCAGAAACAGAGAGGTTCAGAGAGTGGAATGCTCCGCTGGAGAATTAGAATCTATCACTGCCTCTatcacagagttcctgtgtgacgctgggcaagtcactgaaaccagacttttcacaggtggtcactaactgtgtttttcattttaatgggTGCCTGATTTGAGACACTGGGGTCTGATTTGCTGAACTTCTGAGCACTCACAGTtgctaatgaagtcaatgggagctgggtttgAATATCTTACGTGCTATAGAatactaagtactctgaaaaatcatctCAACATGGGCACTCATAATCAGTGGATATTTTTGACCTGAATCTATCTGGGCTAggtccacaaagggatttaggcacctaaatgccacTTAGAGATTTCAGTTGCTCCAGTGGTAGAGGACTATGCTGTGCATCCCAATACTGCTAGTGACCCAAGGTGGGGATCAGTATGGTCTCACAGGAtgacatttctgtttttaaatatttttaaatgaacattagAAACACAAGAGTTCTAGACACATCACATATTCCATatgacccctccctcccaccacggGCCCACAGGGAGTTCAGGGGCTCTATGTTTGCTTAAAGGAGGTAGAAGTGAGCTTAATGTCACCATAAACCTAATAGACTCTGGTAGTCCAGGGGATCCCCTGGGGTGGAAGGTTATAGGACAAAGAGTAACTAAAGCCAGTTCCTGCTGGAACTAGGTTCTCTAGGCTTCATTCTCCTGTAGCCATGTATGCTAGTGGGTGTAAGATGCTTTTGTTATGATTTAGTAACTAGGGCAATGGCAGATcagacccttccccacccctcactgTTCCAGCTGCACATATGTgcagcacagaatcatagaatatcagggttggaagggacctcaggaggttatctagtccaacccctgctcaaagcagggccaatccccaactttttttttttttttttcccccagatccctaaatcacctcctcaaggattgaactcacagccccaggtttagtaggccaatgctcaaaccactgagctatccctctcccctggtCATGTTCTAGCAGCTGCTAGCCCACTATGTGAACCAAGCAGTGGCTAAATGTATCTGTCCCAGAGGAGACTTCATGCTCTGTGGGGAacctagttagggtgaccagatgtcccgattttatagggacagtcccaattttggggtctttttcttatataggctcctattaccccccacccccgtcccggtgtttcacatttgctgtctggtcaccctaaacctaGTGCTCATGACAGGCCTGGAGAATGAAGTCCAGCACTGGCCTGGCAGAAGGCCTAGCAGCATGGGATGCTCCAATCACAGAGCAGGGGCGGGCTGATTCCACAGCAAGGCAAGGCTCAGCAACACAGTTTGGAGCAGGAGGAAACAAACTCCAAGAAGGGAGAATGGTTTGAAGCCTCCCTTGGGttctaatagaaaataataaaatacactcATAAGTAAAAGGGCATGAACACAGCTACATCTCCTGCTTTCTCCTGGGAGGTGCCAGTCAGCTCAATCCCACCCCCTCAAGTTACGCCTGCAGGAGGAAAGGATTGTGATGAGTCTGAGCACCCCcagctgctggctctgggagggtgttaATAGAACTCAGGGAAGGGGCTAAGCTAGTTTCAGCTGTTACAGCAGAAATTTTCACCTGGGCTCTGCCCAATCATAGCTGCCTCTGGGGTATAAAGGTGCCAGGTTAAGCATAAGTGGTTTATGGGTTACTGCTAGGAAATCAGTATGGCTGGTGTAGGGCAGACTAGGTGCCCTTTGGGAGCTGTGCtcttgtgtgtgttgtgttgtccCTGGGCTTTGGGAACTTGGGATGGATTTTTAGAGGACTCTAGTATCTTGGTGTGTGGCCGGAAAAGCCTGCAGTTCGCTCTGCCTCTAAACAAGGATGGAAAGGTGTCCCATGAACTGACTGCTTGGGGTAAGTGAGGGTAAGGCTGTAAGACACTGCCAGGTTTTTCCTTTCTCAGGGTGTCCTTACACTGAGAAGGAACAGAAGTGAATTTCTGCCTTTGGCTCCTGTGGCCTGATATCAAAGCCTTGTCTAATAGCTAGCTCATCCCTAGTGTAACTGAGCTCTTATGAGTTGAGTTCATGCTTACAATAGTGCTGCTTGGGGGTATAGCCTCTGTGGGTTAGGTGCCTGTATGCTACTCTTCTACTTCAATCCTCTTACTAGATGTTATCTCCTATAGTAAGTTGGGGAGGGTTGCAGAGTTATTAATAGCTAGTTAAATAACTCCTTTATCCCCTTCCTCTGTACTACATACTGACCACCTTGTTCTTGCCTCCTGGGGTTCCCTAGATACTGTTGGGCAGTCTCACACTCTGCAGAATGACTCTACCTGTGGGGTTTGGGTGTCTCAGACTCCAGATGGCTCCAGGAAAGTTGATGCTTCCTATGATGGCTGTTACATCTATGAATGGGTGAGTGAACTTGGGGTGCCTGCATAGGGTTCTGGTAATGCTGCTCTAACAGTCCTGACTCCTGTGGATTTCTCTTCCACAGAATGGCAGTTACCTGATGGTGGTTGGGATTGAAGGGACAGCTGCAGATGGGCACAAGGCCCTCCGTGAAAAGGTGCTCCGATGCCACACTGCCCAGCTAGGTAAGGGTCTAGTGTCTGATGTCAAACAGCCAAGGGTGTTTCACTACTGGTGAGTGAATGCTTTCTCTAAAAAGGCTGTTTTCCTCCCCTTACACTAAGGGAGGCCTACGCAGAGAAGGGCCATCtgtttcccttctctcctccttgTGGTAAGGTAGCAATTATGGGGCCAATGACACGCACAATCCTCCTAGTTTTTGCTTATCCTCCTTTGCTAGGTGCATCCCCACCATGCCTCTGGTTGGCTGCACTTCTCAGATCCTGGAGTTAATTATATTTGTATTAGCACCTGGggaccccagtcatggactagggATTGTTCTAGGACAGTTATACTCACTACTCAGTGGTTCagaagccaaattagcaatcaacattacccaaaagagccccagtagtgtgaattcactgTTTCATTTACTTGCCTTAAATTCTAAGTATTTCCTGGAgctgcttctcttctctccttccccatcccatggTATAAACTCCAGGGGGGTTGAAAGtatttaccagagctctgctctagacagctctggctgaatttaagggTGTATATGTCCAACCAGATATCTTACCAATGGCAATTGTTTAATAACCTAGTATAAGCATCCTGGTTGTTAATTAAAGCAGCCTTTTAATATCCTGCATTGCAAAGAACCACAGGAGACTCATTGAAGAGCTACTTGCAGCTCTTGAGCATCAGTCTCAGTAGCCCTGTTCTAGGCTGTAGAAGAGCGCACAGCACctgtcttttctcttctctcctccccccaactctTAAATTTATCAAGGTGTCCCATTTATAAAGAACTCATAACATGGTGTTAACATACATGAGTGTAATAGTCTGAGTCTGGAACTAGGCAGATTGGACTCAAGCCTCAGAGTATTTTTGAGCTGGATTCCACTGTCCTGCATAAAACCTCCCCACACCACTGCATTTTAACTAGTCTGAAGTGCTATGTAAAAGGAATCCTCACCTCATCCCCATGAGGTAAACCATTTTAAGCATTATTCCCACTTTGCTGATAGGGAGACTATGGCAGGGGGAGAGCTTAGCCCAAGGCTACACAGCCAGTCTGTGATGGAGCTAGGATTagagtttgggggggagggaggctgcctccctccctcctagcctGGTGCTCAAGATCCTGGACCATGCTTACCTCTGAGCAACTCAGGACCTCTGCAAACGTGCGTGGGTCCAGAGTgcaacccccccagccccagctggggggcATGTGCTCAGGGGCTCCTCTCGCCCcacctatctttttttttttttttttctttccctcttgctCTGATCTCCTTGTTAATTTCCAGCTGTCTCTTTCAGCCTTGGATGCTCCAAGCCCCAGTGTCTGTGCTACCATCCAGAGCCAGGACCGACTGTCCTGCATGCTTCCACCTATCACACAGGGAGACTGTGAAGAACGAGGCTGTTGCTACGATCCCACTGATAGGTTGAAGCCTTGTTACTATGGCAACACAGGTGAGTTTTTAGATACATGAATAGCCAATACAGCTGACCAATcattggggaggggggcatggagTGGCTGGCCAGCCTAGCATGGAAGGCTGAATAGGGCTTGCAACTTACCTTGTGCTGTGCTAGTTTTTTAACCCTGATATTAGAATAACATTCCACCATCATAAGAATGAAGACTGTTTCAGTGTTTTTTGCCATGTAGAGTAATAAACCCAGACTCATGGTCCAGGATTCACATAACATTTCCTGTTGGAGCTGTAGTGGTCATACAGAGTCAATGTACCTTTGAGCACCTAGCACTTGCTCCTTTGGGTCCCCTAGAGGGGCATAGTGGACCTTGGTGGGGTTCTGGCAAGATATAGGCCAAGCTATTGGCTTCCAATCCCACTGTTCTAAGACTCTCTCCCTGAGATGGGGAGACTTCCCTAGCCTTGTCTTACCTGTCACTTGCTCACTTCCAGTGACAGCACAGTGCACTCCAGATGGTCAGTTTTCCATTGTGGTTTCTCGGGATGTGACTCTGCCACCCCTGATCCTGGATTCGGTGCatttggccagtgggagcagtaCTGGCTGTGTCCCTGTGGTGAAAAACAATGCCTTTGTCCTGTTCCAGTTTCCACTCTCTGCTTGTGGCACCACTTTCCAGGTAAAGGTTGGGGAAGCTAAGATGGGGTCACTTGACTGGAACAGCAGGGTTGTGTGGGTTAAGAACCAGGTGCACTGGCAGGCCCCTTCCTAAGACTGATCCCATACCAACCCTACTGGGAAATTCTCTGGCTTCTAATCTGTCTCAAACCTACTATGaaaggggcagagcagaggggtcATTGCCTGATCTTCCATTGCAGATGGACGGGGCCATGGGTGTGTATGAAAATGAACTGGTGGCAGACCAGGATGTGAGAACCTGGAGTCTGGGATCTATCACCCGGGACAGCACCTTCAGGTACCCTCATGAGGCTCACTCCTAATCACCCCTCTGCATCTGTAGAGCTGATTTTCAAGTGAGCCCTGTTCAGATCATTCTACTAACGTCAAGTTCAAGATCAGATACTCTTCCAGCAAACCCTTGCATTGCAGTTaccaggagctgcagagtgacTCCCTACTATCCTGGATTCTCCTAGCTCACTTCATGGCCTGTCTCCTTGTAGGCTCAAGGAGGCGACTTAAATACTGAGCAGTTGCAGCCTTCCCCTTCTGGGTGGGAGGGGTTCCTGACAGCTTTCATgacctctccctcctgactggtgCCCAGCTACACCCCCAAACTAAATGTCCCCGGTGGCTGGCTGGTTCTGACTAGCTGTCAGACTTGATTGCTTCTCTCCCCACCAGGTTGCATGTCCGCTGTAGCTACTCTGCCAGTGGTAACTTCCTCCCTCTGAGCATCCAAGTCTTCACCCTGCCACCACCCCCTGCTGTgtcccagcctggccccctcaCACTGGAGCTGCGCATTGCCACAGGTAACTAACTCTTCAGCCCCAGGACAAGTCTCATTCTTACTACGTGGTGCAGGATTTTGGTCTATGCCTGAGCTCTTAccttgaggggaggggaggctaaATGCAGTGTGGAGTGGGTCTGGGGAGGTGAGGGTGGGAGATAAGACTGAGTGTCATTGGCATGGGGTTATGGCTGTAACTGGGCTGTTAGTCCAATCACAGActaattcagttttaaattaacATACTTCCTGCTGTCTAGATAAATTGCCTTTCCTCTGCCTAGTAAGAAAAGGCAGCTCTGCTAATGTATTCTGGGTAGGGTTGCTGATTTtagttggatgtattcctggctGTTTCATCACCTGACAGTctaagattaattttaaattataaccCAGAattaggattgccaaccctctAGGATTGTTTCTGctactttaattcctggagactacTTCAGGGGTAGGAGGGAGAAGTTGGGCCTCTTCTGTGTGCCTGCAGCAACACATGTTGGACTAAGCTTCTCTAATTACTTTGAGTGACTTCTGTCCATCTGTCTTATTCTAGAGCAGGGTTATGGATCCTACTATGCAGACAGAGATTACCCTGTGGTGAAGGTCCTGCGTGACCCCATCTATGTGGAGGTCCGGATCCTGCAGAGAACTGACCCAAACCTGGTTCTGGTTCTCCACCAGTGCTGGGCCACTCCCAGTGCCAATCCTCAGCAGCAACCACAGTGGCCAGTCTTGGTGGATGGGTGAGTGTCTGGGGGGTGTAGGGTAACACTGGGCTGGGGAGTGTAGGACACCTTCTAAGTACTGCTTTCCTCATTCCTAGGTGCCCATACACAGGAGACAACTACCAAACCCAGCTGGTACCTGTAGGAGCTGCCACAAGGCTGCAGTTCCCATCTCACTACCAGCGCTTCATCATCCACACCTTCACCTTTGTGGACTCTGCTTCCCAGCAGATATTTACAGGCCCAGTATGACTTGTAATTAATAAGTGACCTTTCATATCCCTTGGTGTTGGCTTCCCCTCCTGGCTCTTGCAGCAGGGATAGGCAAGGGCTCTACAACCATTGCTACATGTATGGGAGTCTGGTTATTCTCTAGCTGCTGGCTGACAAACTTGGCTATCTGACCTTCCTAGGAAAGGTTTCCcactggggggcagggtggaagCACTCTTGATGCACAGGGCTGTAGCTCTGATCTAAGATATCAGGCACAGAGTTCCAAGTGAGTCCCATGTTACACCAAGCCATGGGGTCAGAGGGGAGGTGCTATACAAGCATGGAGTTGAGCCCAGTCCAGGGGGGCatcagaactacaactcccatgaggcaatccATCCCCATAGGAAAATGGAGTTCATTGTTGAACTGATGCATAACTAACACTTCAGGTTAGTCTTAATCTGTTacatgtggtggtgggggggaggggactcctAGTCAGCTCAACTTGTGGTGATCCTGTCTGTTCTGCTGTTCTATAGCTTGCAACTCCCTGTGTTGGTCTCTTCCAGACTCTCCCTTCCATTGAATGAGTTTAGGATTAACTTATCTATGCAGGATGAGAATCATTAAGCTCCATTGCTTGAGCAAGTCTCTAGGGTGGAAGAGCAACTCCAGAGCCTCAGGGTGTTGCCCCCTTCCCCTGAATGAGGGTGACCCGGAAATGCATTGACCATCACCAAGGCACTTGGTTGTGAAGAGGGCTCCCTCAACTTGAGCATGTCCTCATACCCTGAAGTTAAGGGTATATCATGACACAAGGATGCAAAGGCAGTCACTAAACCTGTATGGAGCTTGCAGTTTAGAAGGGGCTTTAGGGCAGCAGGGCCCTAATCACCTCACCTCTCTCCTAGGTTTACCTGCACTGCAGTGCCTCAGTGTGCCAGCCCTCCCTATTTGCATCCTGCACCACCTCCTGCCCTACTGCAGTCCGTGAGTATCCTAGCTC
The DNA window shown above is from Trachemys scripta elegans isolate TJP31775 chromosome 1, CAS_Tse_1.0, whole genome shotgun sequence and carries:
- the LOC117871218 gene encoding zona pellucida sperm-binding protein 4-like, whose protein sequence is MVVGIEGTAADGHKALREKVLRCHTAQLALDAPSPSVCATIQSQDRLSCMLPPITQGDCEERGCCYDPTDRLKPCYYGNTVTAQCTPDGQFSIVVSRDVTLPPLILDSVHLASGSSTGCVPVVKNNAFVLFQFPLSACGTTFQMDGAMGVYENELVADQDVRTWSLGSITRDSTFRLHVRCSYSASGNFLPLSIQVFTLPPPPAVSQPGPLTLELRIATEQGYGSYYADRDYPVVKVLRDPIYVEVRILQRTDPNLVLVLHQCWATPSANPQQQPQWPVLVDGCPYTGDNYQTQLVPVGAATRLQFPSHYQRFIIHTFTFVDSASQQIFTGPVYLHCSASVCQPSLFASCTTSCPTAVRGRRSSEQHLQDGLSHIISRGPMILLQDRPKREAAMDRLSLPLNTKSSWTLAWASGALLLGALFMSLLAAAWWRWRRNTACKTSISQ